A region from the Achromobacter seleniivolatilans genome encodes:
- a CDS encoding sigma-E factor negative regulatory protein, translating to MQTAAKSVVIPESSWEESVSAWMDGEDSDDILSSLLSREGRQTWDTYHLIGDSLRNADLALTPSAAFQSRLARALDAELPIVAAPRRRSPLRFGLSGLAVAAAVATVAWVAQPYLTGAPSTEVRVLADASGTSSSAADDSGLRDYLEAHRQMAGPSAVRQVSFDVGAGR from the coding sequence ATGCAAACAGCAGCCAAGTCCGTTGTAATCCCCGAATCCTCCTGGGAGGAATCGGTTTCCGCCTGGATGGACGGAGAGGATTCCGACGATATTCTTTCTAGTCTGTTGTCCCGAGAAGGACGTCAGACCTGGGACACCTATCACCTGATCGGTGATTCTCTTCGCAATGCCGATCTGGCATTGACGCCCAGCGCGGCCTTCCAGTCGCGCCTGGCGCGGGCGCTGGACGCGGAGTTACCCATTGTGGCGGCGCCCCGGCGCCGCTCGCCGTTGCGCTTTGGCCTGTCCGGCCTGGCGGTAGCGGCAGCCGTGGCGACTGTCGCTTGGGTCGCACAACCGTATCTGACGGGCGCGCCATCCACAGAAGTCCGCGTGCTGGCTGACGCCAGCGGTACTTCCTCCTCTGCCGCCGATGACTCGGGATTGCGCGACTACCTTGAAGCCCATCGCCAGATGGCGGGCCCAAGCGCAGTGCGTCAGGTGTCGTTCGACGTTGGGGCGGGGCGTTGA
- a CDS encoding MucB/RseB C-terminal domain-containing protein: protein MALVLPTRWPVLGRAASWHAHRAGWFAATLLTAFLAAHEPARAAEAAPAAQADDVVQLLSRIQQAARKNDYAGVFMYQQGETIQSSRLVHVMDGTGERERLEILDGQPREYLRHNEDVQCLIPERKTVLIERRRGDRFPGLLLGDPANLTEHYQIRTESALHRVAGRECRLITIEPRDKLRYGYRLCADVETNLLLKAQTLNAARGVVEQVSFTSLRLGSEVDPQLLTSRWNTRDWKVLEPAMKPVDLAVQGWRIPAPKGFKVVMQVARSMGHGATVNQMVLSDGLAAISVFIEPYDSQRDHRPPHGAAQRGSITVYGTRIADFWLTAVGEVPVATLEQLAEATEYVPAAPAAAPAAGAAGSK, encoded by the coding sequence ATGGCTTTGGTGCTTCCGACACGTTGGCCGGTGCTGGGACGTGCAGCTTCTTGGCATGCACACCGCGCCGGCTGGTTCGCCGCAACACTCCTGACTGCATTTCTGGCCGCGCACGAACCCGCGCGCGCCGCAGAGGCCGCGCCCGCTGCGCAGGCGGACGATGTGGTCCAGTTGCTATCGCGAATTCAGCAGGCAGCGCGCAAGAACGACTACGCGGGCGTCTTCATGTATCAGCAAGGCGAGACGATTCAGTCTTCGCGCCTTGTGCACGTCATGGATGGCACTGGCGAACGCGAGCGCCTGGAAATTCTGGACGGTCAGCCGCGCGAATATCTGCGCCACAACGAAGACGTGCAGTGCCTGATCCCCGAGCGCAAGACCGTGCTGATCGAACGCCGCCGCGGCGACCGGTTCCCGGGTCTGCTGTTGGGTGATCCGGCTAATCTGACCGAACACTATCAAATTCGCACTGAATCCGCGTTGCATCGCGTGGCTGGCCGCGAGTGCCGGCTGATTACGATTGAACCCCGGGACAAGCTGCGCTACGGCTATCGTTTGTGCGCCGACGTTGAAACCAATTTGCTGCTGAAGGCCCAGACGCTGAACGCCGCGCGTGGTGTGGTCGAGCAAGTGTCGTTTACGTCGTTGCGGCTCGGTTCGGAAGTTGATCCCCAATTGCTGACTTCCCGCTGGAACACGCGCGATTGGAAGGTGCTTGAACCCGCGATGAAGCCGGTGGACCTTGCGGTTCAGGGATGGCGCATTCCAGCGCCCAAGGGCTTCAAGGTGGTCATGCAGGTTGCGCGCTCCATGGGGCACGGCGCTACGGTCAACCAGATGGTGCTGTCTGATGGCTTGGCGGCGATCTCCGTTTTCATCGAACCTTATGATAGTCAGCGCGATCATCGTCCGCCTCATGGCGCGGCGCAGCGCGGCTCGATTACAGTCTATGGCACACGTATTGCGGATTTCTGGCTGACAGCTGTGGGCGAAGTGCCCGTGGCAACGCTGGAACAACTGGCAGAAGCGACAGAGTATGTGCCCGCCGCACCTGCGGCAGCACCGGCTGCCGGAGCGGCTGGGTCCAAGTGA
- a CDS encoding DegQ family serine endoprotease: MSTAFAPVALAQTETTVTLPDFTSIVEKADPAVVNIRTTATVPVRGPSPGGGGDPYELFRWFFGPDAQPPGGGGPQAPTPRQRPQPSQPEERTVPRGVGSGFFVSADGFILTNNHVVVDATDIYVTLTDGREFKAKVIGTDERTDVALIKIEAKDMIPLVIGDPKKLKKGQWVLAIGSPFGLDSTVTSGIVSAIGRDTGEYLPFIQTDVAVNPGNSGGPLINLAGEVVGINSQIISRSGGFMGISLAIPIDEAMRVVDQLRATGKVTRGRVGVQIGEVGKDVAEAIGLPKAEGALVSSVEADGPAEQAGVQPGDVILKFNNEPIKRWSDLPRIVGETKPGTKADMEVWRKGKSMTLSVKVGEIPTEKTAAAGKKAAPVPEVTNALGLGVVDVPADTQKKLRIKGGVQVKVAEGAAAKAGLQEGDIVLALNDTDVTGSKQFAELVGKLDKGRSAGLLVRRGEQTQWVAVPASK; encoded by the coding sequence ATGTCCACAGCCTTTGCTCCCGTTGCGCTTGCGCAAACGGAAACGACTGTGACGCTGCCTGATTTCACGAGCATTGTTGAAAAGGCCGATCCTGCGGTCGTCAATATCCGCACCACGGCGACTGTGCCGGTGCGTGGCCCCAGCCCGGGTGGCGGCGGCGACCCTTACGAGCTGTTCCGCTGGTTCTTCGGCCCTGATGCCCAGCCGCCGGGTGGCGGTGGCCCGCAGGCTCCGACTCCGCGCCAGCGTCCGCAGCCTTCGCAGCCGGAAGAACGTACGGTTCCGCGTGGTGTGGGCTCCGGTTTCTTTGTGTCGGCAGACGGTTTCATCCTGACCAACAACCACGTGGTGGTCGACGCGACGGACATTTATGTCACGTTGACCGACGGCCGCGAATTCAAGGCCAAGGTCATAGGCACGGATGAGCGCACCGATGTGGCGCTGATCAAGATTGAAGCCAAGGACATGATCCCGCTGGTCATTGGCGACCCCAAGAAATTGAAGAAAGGGCAGTGGGTGCTGGCTATCGGTTCGCCGTTTGGCCTGGATTCCACGGTTACCTCGGGCATCGTCAGCGCCATTGGCCGTGACACCGGCGAATACTTGCCGTTCATCCAGACGGACGTAGCGGTCAATCCGGGTAACTCCGGCGGCCCGCTGATCAACCTGGCAGGTGAAGTGGTTGGCATCAACTCGCAGATTATTTCGCGTAGCGGCGGCTTCATGGGTATTTCGTTGGCGATTCCCATCGACGAGGCCATGCGCGTGGTCGATCAGTTGCGTGCCACGGGCAAGGTGACGCGCGGGCGTGTCGGCGTGCAGATCGGAGAAGTGGGCAAGGACGTGGCCGAAGCCATCGGCTTGCCCAAGGCCGAAGGCGCGCTGGTCAGCAGCGTGGAAGCCGATGGCCCCGCTGAACAAGCTGGCGTACAGCCTGGCGACGTGATCCTGAAGTTCAATAACGAGCCGATCAAGCGCTGGTCGGATCTGCCGCGCATCGTGGGCGAAACCAAGCCGGGCACCAAGGCCGACATGGAAGTCTGGCGCAAGGGCAAGAGCATGACGCTGTCGGTCAAGGTTGGCGAAATCCCGACCGAGAAGACCGCCGCCGCAGGCAAGAAAGCGGCGCCGGTTCCTGAAGTGACCAACGCATTGGGCCTGGGCGTCGTAGACGTGCCGGCGGACACGCAAAAGAAGCTGCGCATCAAGGGTGGCGTGCAGGTCAAGGTTGCCGAGGGCGCAGCCGCCAAGGCAGGACTGCAGGAAGGGGATATTGTGTTGGCTCTGAACGACACTGATGTCACCGGCTCCAAGCAGTTCGCCGAGCTGGTGGGCAAGCTGGACAAGGGCCGTTCCGCCGGTCTGCTGGTCCGTCGTGGCGAGCAGACACAATGGGTCGCGGTGCCGGCCTCTAAGTAG